A part of Gemmatimonas groenlandica genomic DNA contains:
- a CDS encoding ATP-binding protein, producing the protein MSRGTNGVAGALFSALLCLGTAPQSEAQPSPSFAAVIPAAAELRMLAERRFDGSSGLRSSTVYALDVDARGQPWLGTEDGLYSYAGGTWRREPLPAEFADQQVRSLLFSTDHSRWMGTRRGVLRSRSGLPLQRFSEADGLPGPVIYSLAETRAIDGTSRVVVGASNGVAFFDGAKFVRMTLPAGISPLGMMVTATSGADSVPELWVASSLGGVARYREGAWTAFTAREGLDTPDAQYLAAAPGARGARVFVAGIGGVYALDATERRFVRLAGSPARANRVAAVPALSGGFTLWVGTTDGQLYESQGNGMWRAIPSNISERRGTVTLLRAVPRHAGGAAVYISARGGHLSRLSVGVAGTVDLRSGGYEEPLTAVLAVSAAGGRDEVWMGSTRSGLIHLASDGRVERLVRPNGTSYGTVRQIAFVRLDPSLPVGQKVSSAAARMIFVADGRLFVRRDGLIESFGAGLDDRRVHRVQRLTLPDGRDALVAATDRGVVEWTGTRWMPSSLPVSGSVTALASGDVNGAPVIYAGGAHVVHRLMASGSALERIPDVGARALGTGVVSEICRMPVGGSPHLFALDSERGVFWRKEDGGTAWTLLPPRLLSLSSSLGPTSIHCGRNGLLLVSTLTGLAAVDVTKSDTAQWRVATQVSESDGLPSSEVSSVSIGGSTDVVWVGTSAGLGVVDLTAARRQLPARLELRATAEATARELADDLVLDPDENDLHVEPMLFTYHREEETRYRVRLHRRNAIFGGGDEVDGGSASVGIVDSVPEARRSEWLDAPNRYYLDLESGDYDLEAWAYDWAGREYGPVRRTFSVRASIWRTWYALGLYAALAVLLVIAAFRWRVNVIRSNGLRLLESERRLRDSERKFRTIFDRAMDAQLLVDDGRVVTGNAMAATLFGVSMPEQLQHRPLDELVSLPPGTGATTPPPQEFTVRRGDTEVPVQCTVTAVPNEGSLLRHLVIRDLSTVRQAEAEKAWFEAQIREAQKLESLGTLAGGVAHDFNNLLGVIRGNAELAKSALRKGRSNEENLGAILDASDRARDVVRQILTFSRRSTPTREYVNLSRLVLDLQPLLRRMIPRTVTLVIEGAEHSQLMMGDPTQLQQLMLNLVSNAEYAMRDKTDGVLTIALSSRTVPDFAPEPHGSVVVLQVRDTGDGMSADVRNRIFEPFFTTKPTGEGTGLGMAVLHGIVVSHLGRADVMSEIGHGTTFEIVFPRAIIEGLWDEELDETEMITEFEAEDEMSTEAYGSAMDADENDVLEQSPYAGACLVVVDDEPGVSRVVERALQHYGHVVHVFSQPEAALTFIQGQPSAVDLLITDQTMPVMTGDMLAEAVHMLRPDMPVLILTGFSHRLTPERIAAARAHAVLLKPVALDDLRKSVDEALASARG; encoded by the coding sequence GTGAGTCGTGGCACCAATGGCGTGGCGGGGGCGCTGTTTTCCGCGCTTCTGTGTTTGGGAACGGCACCGCAGTCCGAGGCACAACCATCGCCATCGTTCGCGGCGGTGATTCCGGCGGCGGCTGAGCTGCGCATGTTGGCCGAGCGGCGGTTCGATGGAAGCTCCGGTCTGCGTAGCTCCACCGTGTACGCCCTGGACGTCGACGCACGTGGCCAGCCGTGGCTTGGCACAGAGGACGGCCTGTACTCGTATGCTGGCGGCACGTGGCGACGCGAACCCCTGCCAGCGGAGTTCGCCGACCAGCAAGTGCGGTCATTGCTCTTCAGCACTGATCATTCCCGATGGATGGGCACGCGCCGCGGCGTCCTCCGATCGCGGAGCGGATTGCCGCTCCAGCGGTTCTCGGAGGCGGACGGGCTTCCCGGACCAGTGATCTACAGCCTGGCGGAAACGCGTGCGATCGACGGAACGTCCCGCGTTGTCGTGGGCGCGTCGAACGGCGTCGCGTTCTTCGACGGCGCGAAGTTCGTGCGCATGACGCTTCCTGCGGGGATTTCACCGCTCGGGATGATGGTGACGGCGACGAGCGGTGCAGATAGCGTACCCGAACTCTGGGTCGCCTCGTCGCTCGGCGGCGTGGCGCGATATCGAGAAGGCGCATGGACCGCCTTTACGGCGCGCGAGGGCCTCGATACCCCAGACGCACAGTACCTCGCCGCGGCTCCCGGCGCGCGCGGCGCGCGAGTGTTCGTGGCGGGCATCGGCGGTGTGTACGCACTCGATGCAACCGAACGTCGTTTTGTACGACTCGCCGGCTCGCCGGCTCGCGCCAATCGCGTGGCAGCCGTGCCCGCGCTGTCCGGTGGGTTCACGCTTTGGGTGGGTACCACCGACGGACAGTTGTATGAGTCGCAGGGGAACGGCATGTGGCGCGCGATCCCGTCGAATATCTCCGAACGCCGAGGGACGGTCACACTGCTGCGTGCAGTCCCGCGCCACGCTGGCGGCGCTGCCGTGTACATCTCGGCGCGTGGCGGTCACCTCTCACGGCTGTCCGTCGGTGTCGCGGGCACTGTCGATTTGCGCAGTGGAGGCTACGAAGAGCCTTTGACCGCGGTACTTGCGGTGTCAGCCGCTGGTGGCCGAGACGAAGTGTGGATGGGATCTACGCGCTCCGGTTTGATTCACCTGGCATCGGATGGTCGCGTCGAGCGGCTGGTGCGCCCGAACGGCACGTCGTACGGCACGGTGCGTCAGATCGCCTTCGTGCGTCTCGATCCGTCGTTGCCGGTCGGGCAGAAGGTATCGTCGGCCGCGGCGCGCATGATCTTCGTGGCCGATGGGCGTCTCTTCGTCCGGCGTGACGGTTTGATCGAGTCGTTCGGAGCCGGGCTGGATGATCGCCGCGTACATCGCGTGCAACGTCTCACGCTTCCTGACGGTCGCGATGCGCTCGTGGCCGCAACAGACCGCGGCGTCGTCGAGTGGACCGGGACGCGCTGGATGCCCTCATCGCTTCCGGTGAGTGGCTCGGTGACCGCTCTTGCGTCGGGAGATGTAAACGGGGCGCCGGTGATCTACGCAGGCGGTGCGCACGTCGTGCACCGCCTCATGGCGTCGGGCAGCGCGCTCGAGAGAATTCCCGACGTCGGAGCACGAGCGCTCGGCACCGGCGTCGTCAGCGAGATCTGTCGGATGCCGGTTGGCGGATCTCCGCATCTGTTCGCACTCGATAGCGAGCGCGGCGTCTTCTGGCGCAAGGAGGACGGAGGGACGGCGTGGACACTCTTGCCGCCGCGGCTTCTCTCGCTGAGCAGTTCGCTGGGCCCGACCTCGATTCATTGCGGCCGTAACGGTCTGCTACTGGTCTCGACGCTGACCGGTCTGGCCGCGGTCGATGTGACGAAGTCGGATACGGCGCAGTGGCGGGTCGCCACGCAGGTGTCCGAATCGGATGGACTTCCCTCGAGCGAAGTGTCGTCCGTTTCGATCGGCGGGTCGACGGATGTCGTATGGGTCGGCACCTCAGCCGGACTTGGCGTCGTGGATTTGACGGCAGCGCGCCGGCAGCTTCCTGCCCGACTCGAACTGCGCGCAACGGCCGAAGCAACCGCACGTGAGCTCGCGGACGACCTCGTGCTCGATCCTGACGAGAACGACCTGCACGTCGAACCGATGCTCTTCACGTACCATCGTGAGGAGGAGACGCGATATCGCGTGCGCCTGCACCGCCGCAACGCCATCTTCGGTGGTGGTGATGAGGTCGACGGCGGTAGTGCTTCGGTGGGCATCGTCGATAGTGTCCCCGAGGCGAGGCGCTCGGAGTGGCTCGATGCACCGAACCGGTACTATCTCGATCTCGAGTCCGGTGACTACGACCTCGAGGCGTGGGCGTACGACTGGGCAGGCCGCGAGTATGGACCCGTGCGGCGGACCTTCTCCGTGCGTGCATCGATTTGGCGGACCTGGTATGCACTTGGCCTGTACGCCGCGTTGGCGGTACTGCTGGTGATCGCCGCATTCCGCTGGCGGGTGAATGTCATCCGCAGCAACGGATTGCGGTTACTGGAGAGCGAACGTCGGTTGCGCGACAGCGAGCGCAAGTTCCGCACGATCTTCGATCGCGCCATGGATGCGCAGTTGCTGGTGGATGACGGTCGCGTCGTCACGGGGAATGCGATGGCGGCGACCTTGTTCGGCGTCTCGATGCCGGAGCAGCTGCAGCACCGTCCACTCGACGAGCTCGTGTCGTTGCCGCCAGGCACGGGCGCGACAACGCCGCCGCCGCAGGAGTTCACGGTGCGGCGCGGTGACACGGAAGTTCCGGTGCAATGCACGGTGACCGCGGTACCGAACGAGGGAAGCCTGCTGCGCCATCTCGTGATCCGCGATCTGAGTACGGTCCGTCAGGCGGAAGCGGAAAAGGCGTGGTTCGAGGCGCAGATCCGGGAGGCGCAGAAGCTCGAATCCCTCGGCACACTCGCCGGCGGCGTTGCCCACGACTTCAACAACCTGCTCGGCGTCATTCGCGGTAACGCCGAGCTCGCAAAGAGCGCATTGCGAAAGGGGCGCAGCAACGAGGAGAATCTCGGTGCGATTCTCGATGCCAGCGACCGTGCGCGCGATGTTGTGCGGCAGATTCTCACCTTTAGCCGACGGTCCACCCCGACGCGCGAGTACGTGAATCTGTCGCGGCTGGTCCTCGACCTCCAACCGCTGTTGCGCCGCATGATTCCGCGCACGGTCACGCTCGTGATCGAGGGCGCGGAACACTCGCAGTTGATGATGGGTGATCCCACCCAACTGCAGCAGCTGATGCTCAATCTCGTGTCGAACGCCGAGTACGCGATGCGCGACAAGACCGATGGCGTGCTCACCATCGCGCTGTCGTCGCGTACGGTGCCGGATTTCGCGCCCGAGCCGCACGGGTCGGTCGTGGTTCTTCAGGTCCGCGACACGGGCGATGGTATGTCGGCCGATGTGCGAAACCGGATCTTCGAGCCCTTCTTCACCACGAAGCCGACCGGCGAAGGCACCGGACTGGGCATGGCGGTGCTGCATGGTATCGTGGTGTCACATCTTGGTCGTGCCGATGTGATGAGCGAGATCGGCCATGGCACCACGTTCGAAATCGTCTTTCCGCGCGCGATCATCGAGGGGCTGTGGGACGAAGAACTCGACGAAACCGAGATGATCACGGAGTTCGAAGCCGAGGACGAGATGTCAACGGAGGCGTACGGGAGCGCGATGGACGCGGACGAGAACGATGTGCTCGAGCAGAGTCCGTACGCCGGTGCCTGTCTGGTCGTCGTGGATGACGAACCGGGCGTATCACGCGTGGTCGAGCGCGCGCTGCAGCATTATGGACATGTCGTGCACGTGTTCTCGCAGCCCGAGGCGGCGCTCACGTTCATTCAAGGGCAGCCGTCGGCGGTAGACCTGCTGATTACCGACCAGACGATGCCGGTCATGACGGGTGATATGCTGGCGGAGGCGGTCCATATGCTGCGGCCGGACATGCCGGTGTTGATTCTCACGGGCTTCAGCCATCGCCTTACGCCGGAGCGGATTGCGGCCGCTCGCGCGCATGCGGTATTACTCAAGCCGGTGGCACTCGATGATCTGCGGAAGTCGGTCGACGAGGCACTGGCGAGTGCGCGCGGCTAG
- a CDS encoding CsgG/HfaB family protein: MPTALRVLLLAFGLAPVSLAPGTTSSIPSSITPAAVAARKTVAVLTFDNNTGKSDYDHLGKGMAAMMTTDLAAVNDIQLLERERLADVTKEIDQQRSRYFDSTTAVKVGRLSGAQYIVIGSIAAVDPQMRIDTRIIRVETGAIVKTANVTGKEEKFFDLQKKLARQLVKDLDIALTPEDEARLDARQEANRVDDLDAVVKLSNAMSMADAGDYGGATLKIAPVVAKYPNSTFVKITADEIKKRAAQSSKEKAKNGINTGINKLIKRKWPPAN; encoded by the coding sequence ATGCCTACTGCCCTGCGCGTCCTGCTATTGGCCTTCGGCCTGGCACCTGTGTCTCTCGCTCCCGGCACGACGTCATCGATACCGTCATCGATCACGCCAGCGGCGGTAGCAGCCCGAAAGACCGTCGCCGTGCTCACGTTCGACAACAACACCGGCAAGTCGGACTACGATCACCTCGGTAAAGGCATGGCGGCCATGATGACAACCGACCTCGCCGCGGTGAACGACATTCAGCTGTTGGAGCGTGAGCGGCTGGCCGATGTCACGAAGGAGATCGATCAGCAGCGTTCGCGCTATTTCGACTCGACGACCGCCGTCAAGGTGGGACGTCTCTCAGGGGCGCAGTACATCGTGATCGGCTCGATCGCCGCGGTGGATCCGCAAATGCGCATCGACACGCGCATCATCCGCGTCGAAACCGGCGCCATCGTGAAGACCGCCAACGTGACCGGCAAGGAAGAGAAGTTCTTCGACCTGCAGAAGAAACTGGCGCGGCAGTTGGTGAAGGATCTCGACATTGCGCTCACGCCGGAAGACGAGGCGCGGCTCGATGCGCGACAGGAAGCCAATCGCGTGGACGATCTCGACGCGGTGGTGAAACTCTCCAACGCGATGAGCATGGCCGATGCCGGTGACTACGGTGGCGCCACACTCAAGATCGCGCCGGTGGTCGCGAAGTATCCCAACAGCACCTTCGTGAAAATCACCGCCGACGAAATCAAGAAGCGGGCGGCACAGAGCTCGAAGGAAAAGGCCAAGAACGGTATCAACACCGGCATCAACAAGCTGATCAAGCGGAAGTGGCCGCCCGCGAACTAA
- a CDS encoding DUF5916 domain-containing protein, which produces MPRFAPRLLSLPRRFALVAVIIGVSATSPRRLAAQPSPKVARAVRVSRAPKIDGRLDDAAWTPIPAVEDFVQRQPLEGQPATEGTQVYLAYDDDAIYVGARMRRVNPRDIERAVTRRDGAGTAERFTITFDPQMDRRTGVGFSVSVAGVRSDYRHTRDADGDGRESQFDPVWSAAAHEDATGWTAEMRIPLSQLRFPKVAKQRWGLQLERWMPDKNEVVQWAMISPRETGFISRFGTLEGLDDLTTTRPVELVPYVAGDATRRATSVANNPLDRPFAGRMGLDAKMAVGSSLTLDATVNPDFGQVEADPAEVNLSAFETFFDERRPFFTEGSEMVRGPVSGYFYPRRIGAPPRGTASGDFVDIPRASTILGAAKLTGRLPSRLSIGAVAAVTSDEQARVHISDSSLTRSVAVEPRAAYGVLRLQQEIGKQASTVGVAFTTVQRQFSNAPSLASLLARESYYAGADWRLRFQQGKYAITGFVAATHVAGDTASIRRLQLANTRLYQRPDRRNAMYDPLKTSLSGYSAQLRADKDAGRHILWGAEVKVESPGYEVNDLGRLQSTDDVEYNADIQIRETVPGRILQNWRLGFDTRGAWNFEGAHQLNTWAQTTNLTFKNFWSANVRNQIELPTIDDALTRGGPYMGTPKRFRQELRLSNQSGARTGWRVNGAWGTDEFGAWRRDAAAQLTLRPSPRVSVSAEPTFQSGVDPRQYVTSIAGGTRTYATRYIFAFIDRTTISTKLRANYAFSPNLSLEAYAEPFVASGHFSRVGELSAPRSRVLREYGTDGTTMTTDSVGTRTITDGTQSFTIGNRDFNILSFRSNMVMRWEWTPGSTFFLVWQQNRRTAEAFGDPARASDLFRTTRASGDNFLAVKVSYWLPVRLGGRR; this is translated from the coding sequence GTGCCCCGTTTCGCTCCACGTCTGCTGTCCCTGCCCCGTCGCTTCGCGCTCGTCGCTGTCATCATCGGCGTGAGCGCCACCAGCCCTCGTCGGCTCGCGGCCCAGCCGTCGCCCAAGGTCGCCCGCGCCGTCCGCGTATCACGCGCGCCCAAGATCGACGGCCGGCTCGACGATGCCGCGTGGACCCCCATCCCCGCCGTCGAAGACTTCGTGCAGCGCCAGCCGCTCGAGGGACAGCCCGCCACCGAAGGCACGCAGGTGTATCTCGCCTACGACGACGACGCCATCTACGTGGGCGCCCGTATGCGACGGGTGAATCCGCGCGACATCGAACGCGCCGTGACACGCCGCGACGGAGCGGGCACCGCCGAACGCTTCACGATCACCTTCGATCCGCAGATGGACCGACGCACCGGCGTGGGCTTCAGTGTGTCGGTGGCTGGCGTGCGCTCCGACTATCGCCATACCCGCGACGCGGACGGCGACGGACGCGAGAGTCAGTTCGATCCCGTCTGGAGCGCCGCCGCACACGAGGACGCGACCGGATGGACGGCCGAGATGCGTATTCCGCTCTCGCAGCTACGCTTTCCGAAAGTCGCGAAACAGCGCTGGGGCCTGCAGCTCGAACGGTGGATGCCCGACAAGAATGAAGTCGTTCAGTGGGCCATGATCTCGCCGCGCGAAACGGGGTTCATTTCCCGTTTCGGCACCCTCGAGGGGCTCGACGATCTTACCACCACGCGCCCCGTGGAGCTGGTACCGTACGTGGCTGGTGACGCGACCCGACGCGCGACCTCGGTGGCGAACAATCCGCTCGACCGCCCCTTCGCCGGTCGCATGGGACTCGACGCTAAGATGGCCGTCGGCTCCAGTCTCACCCTCGATGCCACGGTGAATCCCGACTTCGGTCAAGTCGAAGCCGATCCGGCTGAAGTGAATCTCTCCGCCTTCGAAACGTTCTTCGACGAACGCCGCCCCTTCTTTACCGAAGGCAGTGAAATGGTGCGTGGTCCCGTGTCGGGATACTTCTATCCCCGTCGTATCGGCGCACCGCCGCGCGGCACGGCGTCCGGCGATTTCGTAGATATCCCGCGCGCCAGCACGATTCTCGGTGCCGCCAAGCTTACCGGCCGCCTGCCGAGTCGCCTCTCCATCGGCGCCGTCGCCGCCGTGACCAGCGACGAGCAGGCGCGCGTGCACATCAGCGACTCGAGTCTCACCCGGTCCGTCGCGGTCGAACCGCGCGCCGCCTACGGGGTGCTGCGGCTCCAGCAGGAAATCGGCAAGCAGGCGTCTACCGTTGGTGTTGCCTTCACCACAGTGCAGCGGCAGTTCAGCAATGCCCCGTCGCTCGCGTCGCTGCTGGCCCGGGAGAGCTACTATGCGGGGGCCGATTGGCGTCTCCGCTTTCAGCAAGGCAAGTACGCCATCACCGGATTCGTGGCCGCCACGCACGTCGCCGGCGACACAGCGTCGATACGCCGCCTGCAACTCGCCAACACGCGCCTCTATCAACGGCCCGATCGGCGCAACGCGATGTATGATCCGCTCAAGACCTCGCTCTCGGGATACTCCGCGCAGCTCCGCGCCGACAAAGACGCCGGCCGGCACATCCTGTGGGGCGCCGAAGTGAAAGTCGAGTCGCCCGGCTACGAGGTCAACGATCTCGGGCGCCTGCAGTCCACCGATGACGTCGAGTACAACGCGGACATTCAGATTCGCGAAACCGTACCGGGTCGCATCCTGCAGAACTGGCGATTGGGCTTCGACACCCGCGGCGCGTGGAATTTCGAAGGCGCGCATCAGCTGAATACGTGGGCGCAGACGACCAACCTCACATTCAAGAATTTCTGGAGCGCCAACGTACGCAACCAGATCGAACTGCCCACCATCGACGACGCGCTCACCCGCGGCGGTCCGTACATGGGCACCCCCAAGCGTTTCCGTCAGGAACTCCGTCTCAGCAATCAGTCCGGCGCGCGCACCGGCTGGCGCGTGAACGGCGCGTGGGGCACCGACGAATTCGGCGCATGGCGTCGTGACGCGGCCGCCCAACTCACGCTACGGCCGTCGCCGCGCGTGTCGGTATCGGCCGAACCCACGTTCCAGTCGGGGGTCGACCCACGCCAGTACGTCACGAGTATCGCGGGCGGCACCCGCACGTACGCAACGCGCTACATATTCGCGTTCATCGACCGCACCACGATTTCCACGAAGCTCCGCGCCAATTACGCGTTCTCGCCGAACCTGTCGCTCGAGGCGTACGCCGAGCCGTTCGTGGCCAGCGGACATTTCTCGCGCGTGGGCGAACTCTCCGCGCCGCGCAGTCGTGTACTACGGGAATACGGCACCGATGGCACGACGATGACCACGGACTCCGTCGGCACACGCACGATCACCGACGGCACGCAGTCGTTCACGATCGGTAATCGCGACTTCAACATTCTGTCATTCCGTTCCAACATGGTGATGCGATGGGAATGGACGCCGGGCAGCACCTTCTTCCTGGTCTGGCAGCAGAACCGACGGACCGCCGAGGCGTTCGGCGACCCCGCCCGCGCAAGTGATCTGTTCCGTACCACCCGCGCCAGCGGTGACAACTTCCTGGCCGTCAAAGTCAGTTACTGGTTGCCCGTGCGGCTCGGGGGACGCCGCTGA
- a CDS encoding carboxypeptidase-like regulatory domain-containing protein, translating to MKAAAGLALLMGGCDMANCVAMPCPLPIAVEGVVTNAAGGPLPGLFVDVVAPFTTRVSCDATTGRCVVPGNAGNYTLRFGATGYQTVERSVSVARVRATTDCGCDAATTQQVSLTLVPL from the coding sequence GTGAAGGCCGCGGCCGGCCTCGCGCTGCTGATGGGCGGCTGTGATATGGCGAACTGTGTGGCCATGCCGTGTCCGTTGCCGATCGCGGTAGAAGGCGTGGTCACGAATGCCGCCGGCGGCCCGCTTCCGGGACTCTTCGTCGACGTGGTCGCGCCGTTTACGACGCGCGTGTCGTGCGATGCCACGACCGGGCGCTGCGTCGTGCCTGGCAATGCGGGCAACTACACGCTGCGATTTGGTGCCACGGGCTATCAGACTGTTGAGCGTAGCGTGAGTGTCGCGCGCGTTCGAGCCACGACGGATTGCGGCTGTGACGCCGCGACGACGCAGCAGGTTTCACTGACACTGGTTCCACTCTAA
- a CDS encoding DUF1269 domain-containing protein, which yields MAEAVARRIVIASFATPKGAESTLDRLKGAAVGLGNTAVVTRNESGEVEFTESQDWGMGKSALVGAIAGLLLPGVGTITLAAGGALAAYFIDRGFPDALLKQMGEGLAPDSSMLVLLVADTDIARATDVLTQGGGTVIGTSTESDLTAAIAGLSS from the coding sequence ATGGCCGAAGCAGTCGCCCGTCGTATTGTCATTGCCAGCTTTGCCACTCCCAAGGGCGCTGAGAGCACCCTCGATCGGTTGAAGGGCGCCGCCGTCGGACTCGGCAATACCGCCGTCGTCACCCGTAACGAGAGCGGCGAGGTCGAGTTTACGGAGTCGCAGGATTGGGGAATGGGAAAGAGCGCGCTCGTGGGCGCGATCGCGGGTCTCTTGTTACCCGGCGTCGGTACGATCACGCTGGCCGCCGGTGGCGCGCTGGCGGCGTACTTCATTGACCGCGGGTTCCCGGACGCCCTGCTCAAGCAGATGGGCGAGGGACTCGCGCCCGACAGCTCGATGCTCGTGCTGTTGGTCGCGGACACGGACATCGCGCGGGCCACCGACGTGCTCACGCAGGGCGGCGGGACCGTGATTGGCACCAGCACGGAAAGCGATCTGACGGCGGCCATCGCCGGGCTCTCGTCCTGA
- a CDS encoding FMN-binding glutamate synthase family protein — protein MRTQFLIVSTGLLLLVAAASAIWPPAWLSLFIILPLIGRGVADMQQTKQAIKRNFPLIGHARYLLEMIRPEINQYFIESNSDGKPYSRNDRSLIYQRAKGELDTLPFGTQKDVYATGYEWINHSLAPAHPDAAFARVTVGGPDCTQPYSASVFNVSGMSYGSLSKNAVLALNTGAKMGNFAHNTGEGGLSPYHLEPGGDIIWQIGTGYFSARDRQGRFSESEFAKRAALPNVKMIEIKLSQGAKPGHGGILPASKLTQEIVEIRGVEPGHDVISPPAHTAFSTPTELLQFVKRLRDASGGKPVGFKLCVGKRHEFLGIIKAMMSTGITPDFITVDGGEGGTGAAPLEFSDSVGTPLNEGLSFVHNALVASELRDRIRVIASGKVNTGFSMATKIALGADMCNAARAMMFAIGCIQALRCNSNQCPTGVATQDPALVGGLHVGDKSHRVARYHRETVKSFFEVLGAAGLQRPQDLKPWFIMKRVSAMEIRSYADIYPQLMHGQLLIDPSTTGMSRAWENASAAHF, from the coding sequence ATGCGTACCCAATTCCTGATTGTGTCGACCGGCCTCCTGCTGCTGGTCGCGGCGGCCTCCGCCATCTGGCCCCCGGCCTGGCTGTCGCTGTTCATCATTCTGCCACTGATCGGTCGCGGCGTGGCCGACATGCAGCAAACCAAGCAGGCCATCAAGCGGAACTTCCCGCTCATTGGGCACGCGCGTTATCTGCTGGAGATGATCCGGCCCGAGATCAATCAGTATTTCATCGAGTCGAACAGCGACGGCAAGCCATACAGCCGCAACGATCGCTCGCTCATCTATCAGCGTGCGAAGGGTGAGCTGGATACCCTGCCATTCGGTACGCAGAAGGATGTGTACGCTACCGGCTACGAATGGATCAACCATTCGCTCGCGCCCGCGCACCCGGATGCGGCGTTTGCGCGTGTGACGGTGGGTGGGCCCGATTGCACGCAGCCCTACTCGGCGTCGGTGTTCAACGTGTCGGGGATGAGCTACGGCTCACTGAGCAAAAATGCGGTGCTCGCACTCAACACCGGTGCGAAGATGGGCAACTTTGCGCACAACACCGGTGAGGGCGGACTCAGTCCGTATCACCTCGAGCCGGGCGGCGACATCATCTGGCAGATCGGCACGGGCTACTTCAGCGCGCGCGACCGGCAGGGGCGATTCAGCGAGTCGGAGTTCGCCAAACGCGCCGCGTTGCCGAACGTGAAGATGATCGAGATCAAGCTGTCGCAGGGCGCCAAGCCGGGGCACGGCGGCATCCTGCCGGCGTCAAAGCTCACCCAGGAAATCGTGGAGATTCGCGGGGTGGAGCCCGGTCACGACGTGATCTCGCCACCGGCCCACACGGCGTTCTCCACCCCCACGGAACTGCTCCAGTTCGTGAAGCGCTTGCGTGACGCCTCTGGCGGAAAGCCCGTTGGGTTCAAGCTGTGCGTTGGCAAGCGACACGAGTTCCTCGGCATCATCAAGGCCATGATGAGCACGGGCATCACGCCGGACTTTATCACGGTCGATGGCGGCGAGGGCGGGACGGGCGCGGCACCGCTGGAATTCTCGGATTCCGTGGGCACGCCGCTCAACGAAGGGCTGTCGTTCGTGCACAATGCGCTCGTCGCCAGCGAACTGCGAGACCGCATTCGCGTGATCGCGTCGGGCAAGGTGAACACCGGCTTCTCGATGGCCACCAAGATCGCCCTCGGCGCCGACATGTGTAACGCCGCCCGCGCCATGATGTTCGCCATCGGCTGCATTCAGGCACTGCGGTGTAACAGCAACCAGTGCCCGACCGGTGTGGCTACGCAGGATCCCGCGTTGGTGGGCGGGCTGCATGTGGGAGACAAGTCGCACCGCGTGGCCCGGTATCATCGCGAAACGGTGAAGAGCTTCTTCGAGGTGCTGGGCGCCGCGGGACTGCAACGGCCGCAGGATCTCAAACCGTGGTTCATCATGAAGCGCGTCAGCGCCATGGAGATCCGCAGCTACGCCGACATCTACCCGCAGCTTATGCACGGGCAGCTGCTCATCGACCCGTCGACCACGGGCATGTCTCGTGCGTGGGAGAATGCGAGCGCTGCGCACTTCTAG